A genomic stretch from Arachis stenosperma cultivar V10309 chromosome 3, arast.V10309.gnm1.PFL2, whole genome shotgun sequence includes:
- the LOC130968376 gene encoding uncharacterized protein LOC130968376, which yields MMQRLFRGRDTPADDSPPPYSVASSSPSASPVTGPARPIRLVYCDEKGKFRMDPEAVATLQLVKEPIGVVSVCGRARQGKSFILNQLLGRSSGFQVASTHKPCTKGLWLWSTPLKRTALDGTEYNLLLLDSEGIDAYDQTGTYSTQIFSLAVLLSSMFVYNQMGGIDEAALDRLSLVTQMTKHIRVRASGGKASVSELGQFSPIFVWLLRDFYLDLTEDNRKITPRDYLELALRPVQGSGKDIAAKNEIRDSIRALFPDRECFTLVRPLNNENDLQRLDQISLDKLRPEFRAGLDAFTKFVFERTRPKQVGATMMTGPVLVGITESYLDALNHGAVPTISSSWQSVEEAECRRAYDSATEAYMSSFDRSKPPEEIAMREAHDEAVQKSMAAFNANAVGVGSARKKYEGLLQKFFKKAFEDYKRNAFMEADIQCSNAIQSMEKRLRAACNASGATIDNVAKVLDALFSEYEKTVQGPAKWQKLSVFLQQSFEGPVLDLVKRLTDKVESEKNSVALQCRMIEDKMALLNKRLEAVENEKSEYIRRYEDAMNDKKKLTDEYMNRITDLQANRRSQEERYSSLLKSLESAKQESVEWKRKCEQAILKQKAEEDQASSEIAALKSRSSAAEARLAAAKEQAQSAQEEAEEWKRKCDSAMRDAKNALEKAAIAQERTNKQTQLREDALREEFSDTLAEKEDEIKQKTAKIEHAEKCLTTLKLELKAAESKIRSYEGEISSLRTEINELTENLKTENAKAQSYERDAIVYQQEKEHLQEKYHSEFKRFEELQERCKTAEKEAARATEVADKARSEAGMAQKEKSEMQRLAMERLAHIERAERKIEGLEREKDNLQNELQRIKDSEKDALSTVAKLEEKVQQREKDLEMLLDKDKTHRRNNAQILEQLLETERQAHTQANDRAEALSLQLQSAQAKIDSLHLELTKYRLNESAFDGKMKAPSHGKRMRVDDEFGVDSVQDMDASPQTVRGNKRSKNTYTQPEDGGSIFEGSEENYSQHTNQEDYKKLTVAQLKQELTKHNYGDQLLKLTKPNRKDILALYEKCILQKS from the exons ATGATGCAAAGGCTTTTCAGAGGCAGGGACACTCCCGCCGATGACTCCCCGCCGCCCTATTCGGTGGCGTCATCGTCTCCCTCGGCCTCGCCTGTCACCGGTCCGGCGAGGCCGATTCGTCTCGTGTACTGCGATGAGAAGGGAAAGTTTCGGATGGATCCGGAAGCGGTTGCGACCTTGCAACTCGTCAAGGAGCCCATCGGTGTCGTCTCCGTCTGCGGACGAGCCCGCCAGGGCAAGAGCTTCATTTTGAACCAG CTTTTAGGAAGGAGTAGTGGATTTCAAGTAGCCTCAACGCATAAGCCATGTACCAAAGGGCTTTGGTTGTGGAGTACACCTTTGAAGAGGACTGCTCTTGATGGAACAGAGTACAATCTCCTGCTCTTAGACAGTGAAGGAATTGATGCATATGATCAAACG GGAACATACAGCACACAGATATTCTCATTGGCTGTACTTTTGTCTAGCATGTTCGTATATAACCAG ATGGGTGGTATAGATGAGGCTGCTCTTGATCGTCTTTCTCTTGTTACTCAAATGACAAAGCACATTCGTGTTAGAGCATCTGGAGGAAAAGCTTCTGTATCAGAACTTGGACAGTTTTCCCCTATATTCGTTTGGCTTTTAAGG GACTTCTATTTGGACCTAACAGAAGataacagaaaaattacaccCCGCGATTATCTGGAACTTGCTTTAAGGCCAGTCCAAGGGAGTGGAAAGGATATAGCTGCTAAGAATGAG ATTCGAGATTCTATTCGAGCTCTATTCCCAGACAGGGAATGCTTCACCCTTGTGCGACCTTTGAACAATGAAAATGATCTACAGCGACTGGACCAAATATCG TTGGACAAACTAAGACCTGAATTTCGAGCTGGCCTTGATGCTTTCACTAAGTTTGTATTTGAGAGAACAAGGCCCAAACAAGTTGGGGCAACTATGATGACAGGACCTGTATTGGTTGGTATTACTGAGTCGTATTTGGATGCGCTCAACCATGGTGCTGTTCCTACAATTTCTTCCTCCTGGCAG AGTGTTGAAGAAGCGGAGTGTCGCAGGGCATATGATTCTGCTACTGAAGCTTATATGTCTTCTTTTGACCGTTCAAAACCACCTGAGGAG ATTGCTATGAGAGAAGCGCATGATGAAGCAGTTCAAAAGTCAATGGCTGCTTTTAATGCAAATGCTGTAGGAGTTGGTTCTGCCAGGAAGAAATATGAGGGCCTTCTTCAAAAGTTCTTCAAAAAAGCATTTGAG GATTATAAGCGGAATGCATTTATGGAGGCAGACATACAATGCTCAAATGCCATACAGTCTATGGAAAAGAGGCTGAGGGCAGCTTGTAATGCTTCTGGTGCAACAATTGATAATGTTGCAAAg GTTCTTGATGCTCTATTTTCAGAATATGAAAAGACTGTTCAAGGTCCAGCGAAGTGGCAAAAGCTTTCTGTCTTCTTGCAACAAAG TTTTGAAGGCCCAGTGCTTGACCTTGTTAAGAGGCTAACAGATAAAGTTGAATCAGAGAAGAATTCTGTTGCTTTACAATGTCGGATGATTGAAGACAAGATGGCCCTACTGAACAAGCGGCTGGAAGCCGTTGAGAACGAAAAGTCTGAGTACATTAGGCGATATGAGGATGCCATGAATGACAAGAAGAAACTAACCGATGAGTATATGAATCGCATAACTGATCTGCAGGCTAACCGTCGCTCACAGGAGGAGAGGTATTCTAGCTTATTAAAATCACTAGAGTCTGCCAAGCAAGAATCCGTGGAGTGGAAAAGAAAGTGTGAGCAAGCTATATTGAAGCAAAAAGCTGAGGAAGATCAAGCTAGTTCTGAAATAGCAGCCTTAAAGTCTCGGAGTAGTGCTGCTGAAGCAAGATTAGCAGCAGCAAAGGAACAAGCTCAGTCTGCTCAAGAGGAGGCTGAAGAGTGGAAGCGGAAGTGTGATTCTGCTATGAGGGATGCAAAGAATGCTCTAGAGAAGGCAGCTATTGCCCAAGAGCGCACAAACAAGCAGACACAGTTGAGGGAAGATGCTTTAAGAGAAGAATTCTCCGACACTTTGGCTGAAAAA GAAGATGAAATAAAGCAGAAGACTGCCAAAATTGAGCATGCTGAGAAGTGTTTAACAACTTTGAAGTTAGAATTGAAG GCTGCTGAATCTAAGATAAGGAGTTATGAAGGTGAAATATCATCATTAAGGACTGAAATTAATGAATTGACTGAGAATTTGAAAACAGAAAATGCTAAGGCCCAATCATATGAGAGGGATGCCATCGTGTATCAGCAGGAGAAGGAGCATTTGCAGGAGAAGTACCATTCTGAATTCAAAAGATTTGAGGAGCTTCAGGAAAGATGTAAAACTGCTGAAAAAGAAGCTGCAAGGGCCACTGAAGTGGCTGATAAAGCACGGTCTGAAGCAGGTATGGCCCAGAAGGAGAAGAGTGAGATGCAGAGACTGGCAATGGAGAGGCTGGCACATATTGAGAGGGCCGAGAGGAAAATTGAAGGTTTGGAGAGGGAGAAAGACAATCTGCAAAATGAATTGCAGAGAATTAAGGATTCCGAGAAGGATGCACTTAGCACAGTTGCAAAACTGGAAGAAAAGGTGCAACAGAGAGAGAAGGACTTGGAAATGCTTTTGGATAAAGATAAAACACACAGGCGAAATAATGCTCAGATTCTTGAACAGCTTTTAGAAACAGAACGACAAGCACATACACAGGCAAATGACCGGGCTGAGGCGCTCTCTCTCCAACTACAGTCTGCACAAGCCAAAATTGATTCTCTCCATCTGGAGCTGACTAAGTATCGATTGAATGAATCAGCATTTGATGGTAAAATGAAAGCTCCATCCCATGGTAAGCGGATGAGAGTAGATGATGAATTTGGTGTGGACTCTGTCCAAGACATGGATGCAAGCCCTCAAACTGTTAGGGGAAACAAGAGATCTAAAAATACATACACGCAACCGGAAGATGGGGGTTCCATTTTTGAGGGTTCTGAGGAGAATTACAGTCAGCATACGAACCAGGAGGATTATAAAAAGCTTACAGTGGCGCAGCTTAAGCAAGAGCTGACAAAACATAACTATGGTGACCAGCTGCTTAAGTTGACTAAACCCAACAGAAAAGATATTCTTGCCCTGTACGAGAAATGTATTCTGCAGAAGTCATAG
- the LOC130967009 gene encoding replication protein A 70 kDa DNA-binding subunit C-like encodes MPPPFDMISKMHPLREAWRLKVRVLRFWVIPSFGNHEVPNSMEMILLDEHCEKIQATVKKPLLNRFRDHIVEGQVYRMAYFTVVSNHGSYRATSHEFKLVFLHRTTVVAIDEDVIPKTCFNMFPFSELLNMTQDYDFLVDYVNQVNHFLASGHVEQPIVLIQLAKVKFFRGQVSLQNVMYATQMLFNPDIPEVVEFRQSIIEQGVNGTQLLFIANEGKVLSLEDDFMRLTRKCTIEELQDNNQEGFFFIIFGAIQGIVEDGGWWYSACVCGKGIYPQNGAYYCDFCLKHITNITPRFKIKITVEDHTGEGIFLLFDREASYLLKKSCADLFIEVQRNATYMWGYLSSIFQGLIGKKLLLKVDTKGVPHDTFYGTFRVRRICDDSTTIAMFELPDYDADDESTPKKEHDLHKFVPCGKGDVGIKKESSDSFIKSEKDAEKTPSNDTVCDDLSAELDILLSSAEKETQEVLSHVLEAPSQYEEKLIHENHVVTSKGKRNLNPQFGEAAVDVDGCGFKVVKVNGV; translated from the exons ATGCCTCCTCCATTTGATATGATTTCTAAGATGCATCCTCTTAGAGAGGCTTGGAGGCTGAAAGTTAGGGTTCTAAGGTTTTGGGTTATACCCTCTTTTGGTAACCATGAGGTTCCTAACTCAATGGAGATGATTCTCCTTGATGAGCAT TGTGAAAAAATACAAGCTACAGTCAAGAAACCACTGCTTAATAGGTTTAGGGATCATATAGTTGAAGGACAAGTTTATAGAATGGCATATTTTACTGTTGTGTCAAATCATGGTAGTTATAGAGCAACTTCTCATGAATTCAAATTGGTTTTTCTTCACCGAACCACTGTTGTAGCTATTGATGAAGATGTTATCCCTAAGACTTGTTTCAACATGTTTCCTTTTTCTGAGCTGCTGAACATGACCCAAGATTATGATTTCTTAGTTG ATTATGTTAATCAAGTGAATCATTTTCTTGCCTCTGGCCATGTGGAGCAGCCTATTGTATTGATTCAACTTGCAAAAGTCAAGTTCTTTAGGg GTCAAGTAAGTCTTCAAAATGTGATGTATGCCACTCAAATGTTATTTAATCCTGATATTCCTGAAGTTGTTGAATTCAGGCAAAG tataattgAGCAAGGTGTCAATGGTACCCAGCTACTGTTTATTGCAAATGAGGGTAAAGTTCTCTCCTTGGAAGATGATTTCATGCGTTTAACTAGAAAATGCACTATTGAAGAGCTTCAAGATAACAATCAG gagggttttttttttatcatttttggTGCAATTCAAGGTATTGTTGAGGATGGAGGTTGGTGGTATTCTGCTTGTGTGTGTGGAAAGGGTATCTATCCTCAAAATGGTGCATATTACTGTGATTTTTGTTTGAAGCACATAACTAATATCACTCCAAG atttaaaattaaaataacagtTGAAGATCATACTGGGGAGGGTATTTTCCTTCTCTTTGATCGTGAGGCATCTTATTTGCTTAAGAAATCATGTGCTGACTTGTTTATTGAGGTTCAAAGAAATGCAA CTTATATGTGGGGATACTTATCCTCCATATTCCAAGGGCTCATTGGAAAGAAGTTGCTACTCAAGGTTGATACCAAAGGTGTGCCACATGATACATTTTATGGGACTTTCCGAGTTAGGAGAATTTGTGATGATTCTACTACTATTGCGATGTTTGAACTTCCCGATTATGATGCTGATGACGAGTCTACTCCAAAAAAG GAGCATGATTTACACAAATTTGTTCCTTGTGGAAAAGGGGATGTTGGTATTAAGAAGGAGTCTTCAGATAGTTTTATCAAAAGTGAGAAAGATGCTG AGAAAACACCCAGCAATGATACTGTTTGTGATGATCTTTCTGCTGAACTGGATATATTGCTTAGCTCAGCAGAAAAAGAAACTCAG GAGGTGTTGTCCCATGTTCTTGAAGCACCTTCGCAATATGAAGAGAAGCTTATTCATGAGAATCATGTTGTCACTTCCAAGGGTAAGAGAAATTTGAATCCTCAATTTGGAGAGGCTGCTGTTGATGTAGATGGGTGTGGGTTCAAGGTTGTCAAGGTTAATGGAGTTT